In Zea mays cultivar B73 chromosome 7, Zm-B73-REFERENCE-NAM-5.0, whole genome shotgun sequence, the following proteins share a genomic window:
- the LOC103633134 gene encoding U-box domain-containing protein 24 — protein MERHRQRSRRQQEDGLDGHDEDGALSAFVCPITMQVMRDPVVIDTGHAFEREAIARWFAECRDLGRGPCCPITMREVRSADLRPVLALRDAIEEWADRQQRDELRRACRWLTKDATEKEAVRALGCVARGWSRGGQASRRTVRAEGIIPMVGGMLRSGSAMVRLKALEAIQEFARETDQDREAVSQGDTIRTIIKFIDCEDCQERELAVSALCDLSKSELVCGKVSELNGAVLILCKVCGSKADNPTIAEKAEKTLENLDRCEKNAVQMAENGRLEPLLNLLIEGSPETQLLMASSLEKIVLSNDLKILVARRVGSLFGGIVEKGSLEAKEVAFKVLEHVSANADSAKVLIEENVLLPLFRVLSINRTSLLPPRLQEAAAAVLANLVASGVDFGTVPLDGDRTLVSEDIVHSLLLLISNTSPPIQCKLLEFFGTLSSSTGTVLSIVSAIKSSGAITNLVQFVESDHQESRTASIKLIHKISFHMEYEIAQVFRASPTLLGCLVKVAFVNDGNAAADEQDAALQILANLPKRDKHLTRELMEQGAFKVAASKVLSIYRRDAGTGSDIYDNAVLEGLAKVLARITYALRDEPRCVSLAREYNLAALFASLLRLNGLDEVQVVSAKALMNLSLESKYLTSTPKFDAEQRSKLALFGRKPTNIQLCRVHSGVCSIRDNFCILEGRAVERLIHCLNHSNKKVVEAALAAICTLLEDGVEAAEGVLVLHRSNGVAPIFDILKENPTGSLQHRVTWAVERILRAEDIAQAASTDRSLGSALVHAFQHGDSRTRRIAEAALKHVQKLPVFSLIIDKRPSIRGSSMGSMERFIKFDR, from the exons ATGGAGCGGCACCGCCAAAGATCGCGGCGCCAACAAGAAG ACGGTCTCGACGGGCACGATGAGGACGGGGCGCTGTCAGCGTTCGTCTGCCCGATCACCATGCAGGTGATGCGGGACCCGGTGGTGATCGACACGGGGCATGCCTTCGAGCGGGAGGCCATCGCCCGGTGGTTCGCCGAGTGCCGCGACCTCGGCAGGGGCCCGTGCTGCCCGATCACGATGCGGGAGGTGCGCAGCGCGGACCTGAGGCCGGTCCTGGCGCTGAGGGACGCCATCGAGGAGTGGGCGGACAGGCAACAGAGGGACGAGCTCCGCAGGGCCTGCCGGTGGCTCACCAAGGACGCCACGGAGAAAGAGGCGGTGCGGGCGCTAGGATGCGTCGCGCGAGGGTGGAGCCGCGGAGGGCAGGCGAGCAGGCGTACGGTGCGCGCGGAGGGGATCATACCGATGGTCGGGGGCATGCTGAGAAGCGGCAGCGCCATGGTGCGCCTCAAAGCGCTGGAAGCTATCCAAGAATTTGCCAGAGAAACTGATCAAGACAGG GAAGCTGTGTCGCAAGGGGACACCATTCGCACGATCATCAAGTTCATAGATTGTGAGGACTGTCAAGAGAGGGAACTGGCAGTCTCTGCGTTGTGCGACCTTTCCAAGTCTGAGCTAGTATGTGGAAAGGTGAGTGAACTGAATGGAGCCGTGCTTATACTGTGCAAGGTGTGTGGAAGCAAAGCTGACAACCCAACAATAGCTGAGAAGGCTGAGAAGACACTTGAGAATTTGGACAGGTGTGAGAAAAATGCCGTGCAGATGGCTGAAAATGGCAGGCTGGAACCTCTACTTAACCTGCTTATTGAAG GTTCTCCAGAAACGCAGCTGCTGATGGCATCCTCTCTAGAAAAGATTGTCTTGTCTAACGACTTGAAGATCTTGGTTGCGCGAAGAGTGGGTTCCTTGTTTGGTGGCATCGTTGAGAAGGGAAGcttggaagcaaaagaggttgctTTCAAGGTGCTAGAGCACGTATCCGCCAACGCAGACAGCGCCAAGGTTCTTATAGAGGAAAACGTCCTCCTCCCTCTCTTCCGAGTTCTCTCTATCAACCGCACCAGCCTCCTTCCACCGAGGCTGCAAGAGGCTGCGGCTGCGGTTCTAGCCAATCTGGTTGCGTCCGGTGTCGACTTCGGGACAGTGCCCCTTGACGGAGACCGTACTCTGGTGTCCGAAGACATAGTTCACAGCCTGCTTCTCCTGATCAGCAACACCTCGCCTCCAATCCAGTGCAAGCTCCTTGAATTTTTCGGCACCCTGAGCAGTTCCACGGGGACAGTGCTATCGATCGTCTCGGCTATAAAATCTTCCGGCGCTATCACCAACCTGGTGCAGTTTGTCGAGAGCGATCACCAGGAAAGCCGCACCGCATCCATAAAGCTGATACACAAAATCTCGTTCCACATGGAGTACGAGATCGCCCAAGTCTTCCGTGCAAGTCCGACGCTGCTTGGCTGCCTAGTCAAAGTTGCATTCGTAAACGATGGAAACGCCGCAGCAGATGAGCAAGATGCTGCGCTTCAGATCCTGGCGAACCTCCCCAAAAGGGACAAGCACCTCACCAGAGAGCTGATGGAGCAAGGGGCTTTCAAGGTAGCCGCCAGCAAGGTTCTGAGCATCTACCGGAGAGATGCTGGAACTGGAAGCGACATCTACGACAACGCAGTGCTCGAGGGCCTTGCAAAGGTCTTGGCAAGGATAACGTATGCCTTGCGGGACGAGCCCCGGTGTGTTTCCCTTGCTCGAGAGTACAACCTCGCTGCCCTGTTCGCCAGCTTGCTTCGGCTGAACGGGCTTGACGAGGTACAGGTGGTCTCTGCGAAGGCATTGATGAATCTCTCGTTGGAATCTAAGTATCTGACCAGTACGCCGAAGTTTGATGCTGAACAGAGGTCTAAGCTCGCACTGTTTGGGAGGAAACCGACAAACATTCAGCTCTGTCGTGTTCATTCTGGAGTCTGTTCGATCAGGGACAACTTCTGCATCCTAGAAGGGAGAGCTGTGGAACGACTGATCCATTGCTTGAACCATTCTAACAAGAAGGTCGTCGAGGCTGCTCTGGCTGCTATTTGCACCCTGCTTGAAGATGGAGTGGAGGCTGCAGAGGGCGTCTTGGTGCTCCATAGGTCTAATGGAGTTGCACCTATATTCGACATCTTGAAGGAGAACCCGACAGGCAGTCTTCAGCACAGGGTGACGTGGGCTGTGGAGAGGATTCTAAGGGCAGAGGATATCGCCCAAGCCGCTTCAACTGATCGCAGTCTGGGATCGGCACTTGTTCATGCTTTCCAACATGGAGATTCCAGAACGCGACGTATCGCAGAGGCAGCGTTGAAGCATGTCCAGAAGCTACCCGTTTTTTCACTCATCATTGATAAGCGCCCCTCGATACGAGGTTCATCCATGGGAAGCATGGAGCGCTTTATCAAGTTTGATCGCTAG